The following are encoded together in the Anopheles nili chromosome 3, idAnoNiliSN_F5_01, whole genome shotgun sequence genome:
- the LOC128727601 gene encoding uncharacterized protein LOC128727601: MPSCSSLLWMLWISDERTNRQRSLSSTVTGLVLTLNMLAVAVRTISCQEDPRSFEIRSLSGEPDYKSVNLTWEVESVHQDDGEQFALNKGRSAKLSAIVDARDRRAFKVFYCELQNWGPHRCRSKLVTDEYGIRQNNMYSLLVKNLRMATKYSFHVQPLAMKSEHQTTRSTTLSRNQGQTIIIPTKAFSAHATQCLPHASEIEVETGPFFGGRIIAENGNCGIQGDASSPQTFYTMRIDHEKCGSKVSTNDLTVETYITVQENLGILTHSTRRFVVVCTFQPDMLTVRARLALPAKGGSAAVPVPSSTAWWPENGRNARVRQFNMIDKTGLVLKQEGHSYGVESEQSELQDSDNQAVVRELSMTQTAESSAESRVNILLSVVKPTNPEEPHVTEHNHVTDRGRFLVGAELDHRYSQKHAAESDKTNGIESKSAVSSERHSSSGVVGGGHTGALSVQVFDATGLLISACLAVILIGALVYLLQRELKKQRMINQHHQIKQTASEHQVGATECDAM, encoded by the exons ATGCCGTCATGTTCATCTCTGTTATGGATGCTATGGATCTCCGATGAAAGAACTAACCGCCAGCGTTCACTATCATCAACGGTAACTGGTCTGGTGCTGACACTCAATATGTTGGCAGTAGCAGTTCGTACAATTTCCTGTCAAGAGGATCCAAGAAGTTTCG AGATCCGATCGTTATCCGGTGAGCCAGACTACAAATCAGTCAACTTAACATGGGAGGTGGAAAGTGTGCACCAAGATGACGGTGAACAATTTGCATTGAACAAAGGACGATCAGCTAAACTCTCGGCTATCGTGGATGCGCGTGATCGGCGAGCATTCAAAGTGTTTTATTGTGAATTGCAAAACTGGGGACCTCATCGCTGTCGATCAAAACTTGTAACGGATGAATATGGCATCAG ACAGAACAACATGTATTCACTGTTGGTGAAGAATCTCCGGATGGCAACCAAATATTCGTTCCACGTTCAGCCGTTAGCGATGAAGAGCGAACACCAAACAACAA GATCTACAACGCTCTCTCGAAACCAAGGTCAAACTATAATCATACCAACCAAAGCAT TTTCAGCACACGCCACGCAATGTTTACCACACGCATCAGAAATCGAAGTAGAAACCGGTCCGTTCTTCGGTGGCCGCATTATCGCTGAGAACGGAAACTGTGGCATTCAAGGAGATGCATCTAGCCCACAGACTTTCTACACTATGCGCATCGACCATGAGAAGTGTGGTAGCAAAGTGAGCACGAATGATTTGACGGTTGAGACGTATATTACTGTTCAAGAGAATTTGGGTATTTTGACCCATAGCACCCGTCGATTCGTGGTAGTATGTACTTTCCAACCTGATATGCTGACGGTGCGAGCCAGACTGGCTTTACCAGCCAAAGGAGGAAGTGCAGCAGTTCCCGTTCCTTCTTCCACCGCTTGGTGGCCAGAAAATGGTAGAAATGCACGTGTACGACAATTTAACATGATCGACAAAACTGGTCTCGTACTAAAACAGGAAGGGCACTCGTACGGTGTTGAATCTGAGCAATCGGAATTGCAGGACAGTGATAATCAAGCAGTTGTAAGAGAACTCTCGATGACGCAAACAGCAGAATCAAGCGCTGAATCGCGGGTGAATATCCTTTTGTCTGTGGTAAAGCCAACGAATCCAGAAGAGCCGCATGTGACAGAGCATAATCACGTCACAGATCGCGGTCGTTTCTTAGTTGGAGCTGAGCTTGATCACCGGTACAGCCAGAAACATGCAGCCGAGTCTGACAAAACGAATGGTATTGAGTCTAAATCGGCAGTAAGTTCAGAACGTCATTCTTCTAGTGGCGTAGTAGGGGGAGGACATACAGGAGCCCTCTCGGTGCAAGTGTTCGATGCTACAGGGCTTCTAATATCCGCCTGTTTGGCTGTGATACTAATTGGTGCCCTCGTTTATTTGCTACAACGCGAGTTAAAAAAGCAGCGCATGATCAACCAACACCATCAGATAAAACAAACTGCTTCCGAGCACCAAGTAGGAGCAACGGAATGCGATGCTATGTAG